In a genomic window of Scyliorhinus torazame isolate Kashiwa2021f chromosome 5, sScyTor2.1, whole genome shotgun sequence:
- the LOC140422713 gene encoding uncharacterized protein: MEKPWKCEDCGKGFTAPHELATHQRSHTGERPFTCSHCEKGFTDFYSLRRHERVHTGERPFTCSDCGKGFTQLSNLQSHQRVHTGERPFTCSQCEKGFIDIGRLRRHERVHTGERPFTCSQCEKGFTNIGRLRRHERVHTGERPFICTVCDMGFTRLHHLQTHQRVHTGERPYICTVCDKGFTQLSSLQRHQRVHTGERPYTCSVCDKGFTQLSGLRSHNVTHTKSRPFKCSDCRRGFKSSWLLMSHQRIHTEERPFSCSLCTKRFQTSSTLRRHQRVHTGKKPFTCSHCGEGFTLSSNMLRHQRVHQ; encoded by the coding sequence atggagaaaccatggaaatgtgaggattgtgggaagggattcacagccccacacgagctggcaacgcatcaacgcagtcacactggagagaggccgttcacctgctctcactgtgaaaagggattcactgactttTACAGCctacggagacacgaacgagttcacactggggagagaccgttcacctgctctgactgtgggaagggattcactcagttatccaacctgcagtcacaccagcgagttcacactggagagaggcctttcacctgctctcagtgtgaaaagggattcattgacattggcagactgcggagacacgaacgagttcacactggagagagacctttcacctgctctcagtgtgaaaagggattcactaacattggcagactgcggagacacgaaagagttcataccggggagaggccattcatctgcactgtgtgtgatatgggattcactcggttacaccacctgcagacacaccagcgagttcacaccggggagaggccgtacatctgcactgtgtgtgataagggattcactcaattatccagcctgcagagacaccagcgagttcacacgggggagaggccgtacacctgctctgtgtgtgataagggattcactcaattatccggcctgcgtagccacaatgtcactcacaccaagagcaggccctttaaatgctctgactgcaggaggggtttcaaaagctcttggctactgatgtcccaccagcgcattcacactgaggagagaccgttcagctgctctctctgcacaaagaggtttcaaacatcatccacattgcggagacaccagcgagttcacactggaaagaagccattcacctgctctcactgtggggagggattcactctgtcgtccaacatgctgagacaccaaagggttcaccagTGA